The genomic region ATGGGACACTGGCAGGAAAGAACAGAACTTTTAGTTGGACAAGAAGGACTTGATAAATTAGGTAATGCTCACGTATTAATCATTGGAGTAGGAGGTGTTGGTGGTTTTGCCGCTGAGGCTATTGCAAGAGCAGGTGTAGGTAAAATTACAATTGTTGATGGTGATACTGTAGAACAATCGAACAGGAACCGTCAAATTGCTGCTTTAATTAGTACAGACAATCAACCAAAAGCTTCTGTAATTGGTAATCGAATTAAAGATATTAACCCTAACGCTCAATTAGAGATTAGAGAGGAATATCTTGACGGTGAAAATATTGAGGCCTTACTTTCAGCACATCCATACGATTATGTTATTGAATGTATCGATACTCTTCAGCCAAAGATTTCAGTGATTGAAACTGCCATTTCAAAGAAACTACGTATTATTAGTTCAATGGGTGCTGGTGGTAGAATGGACCCTACGCAAACAAAAGTATCTCGATTAAAAGATTCTTACAACTGTAACCTTGCCAAGATGATTCGTAAAAGAATCAAAGCAAAAAGCGTAAAGCGTAAGTTGAAAGTGGTGTTCTCACCAGAATTAATTGATAAGAGTAAAGTAAAAGAAGTGAATGGTGTGAAACACAAAAGATCTACGATAGGTACCATTTCATATATGCCAGCTGTTTTTGGTTTGACTTGTGCTTCGGTCGCAATTAGAGACATCGTAGAGAATTAAGAATAATTAGTAAAAAAACTTTTCAATTTTGTCACAAATACAAGACCGGCAATGTTTAACTAATGTATCTAGATACATTAGAAATACTAAACCATAAGCATCACGATATAAGTGATAAACTAGAATGATAAGATTAATTTTTCGATTCCTTTTTTGGTTCAACGGATGGAAAATCAAAGTGGACCATATCCCATTAGAAACCATGAAGCGTAGCGTTTTCTTGGCGGCTCCACATACTTCCAACTGGGATGCTGTTTATATGGTTTCAGCTATGCGTCAGATTGGTATTAAACTAAGGTTTGCAATTAAAAGAGAGTGGATACGTTTTCCTCTGAGTATTGCTATTAAACCTATGGGAGCCATTGGAATCGATAGAAGACCAAAAACCAAAGGAGCAGAACGTCTTAGTATGGTAGATGCTATGGCCAACTTGTTCGACGAGAACGAAGAGTTAGCATTAGTAATTCCTCCTGAAGGGTCGAGGTCATTAAGAACTGAATGGAAGTCGGGTTTCTATTATGTAGCCTTAAAAGCCAAAGTTCCTATCTTATTAGCATACTTAGATTTTGATAAAAAGATTGGGGGAGTAATTGAGGCATTTATGCCGACAGGAGA from Flammeovirga agarivorans harbors:
- a CDS encoding tRNA threonylcarbamoyladenosine dehydratase, with protein sequence MGHWQERTELLVGQEGLDKLGNAHVLIIGVGGVGGFAAEAIARAGVGKITIVDGDTVEQSNRNRQIAALISTDNQPKASVIGNRIKDINPNAQLEIREEYLDGENIEALLSAHPYDYVIECIDTLQPKISVIETAISKKLRIISSMGAGGRMDPTQTKVSRLKDSYNCNLAKMIRKRIKAKSVKRKLKVVFSPELIDKSKVKEVNGVKHKRSTIGTISYMPAVFGLTCASVAIRDIVEN
- a CDS encoding 1-acyl-sn-glycerol-3-phosphate acyltransferase — its product is MIRLIFRFLFWFNGWKIKVDHIPLETMKRSVFLAAPHTSNWDAVYMVSAMRQIGIKLRFAIKREWIRFPLSIAIKPMGAIGIDRRPKTKGAERLSMVDAMANLFDENEELALVIPPEGSRSLRTEWKSGFYYVALKAKVPILLAYLDFDKKIGGVIEAFMPTGDFEADMKHITEAYKKAAPAPKFPELFSLDQRYID